The proteins below are encoded in one region of Poecile atricapillus isolate bPoeAtr1 chromosome 19, bPoeAtr1.hap1, whole genome shotgun sequence:
- the LOC131586370 gene encoding importin-4-like: protein MDDDVTAWEEPLPAEVGGAFPGLAEAALGTLGELAENCGSAFLPYLEPSLAAILDLTQFPQSEVRAAAFEALGSLCCCGRGREPQTGPTPAQHGALRALLQGLRAEPEVGGALGAVGGVGRILQPPGHAPKEWLEPIGQALCDVIAGEITCLRRRGDDDDEDETSQRAELREAASDWLPELGAAMARSQTGNDVINPGRGVAFPPHLFRRILPSLLAALADPAHPGARSWAGAVIGQLGHALGEEATPFLPDLVPAFRLAVGDAEPEVRSNAFYAIGRIGEALGHAYHEGAWPGAELCCRALGEGGEGPGRVRDNVLGALVRQRGAPLGQVLPLVLGALPLQEDFEEEEPVLRFLLGAGPERLLPHLPELVRGVGPALAQNRLDPALSQSLLELLREMGVADPQRFRVGVASLDPAHAAILVRLLDDVIGGQ, encoded by the exons ATGGACGATGACGTCACCGCCTGGGAGGAGCCATTGCC GGCGGAAGTGGGCGGAGCCTTCCCCGGATTGGCCGAGGCGGCGCTGGGGACGCTGGGGGAGCTGGCGGAGAACTGCGG CTCCGCCTTCCTGCCTTAcctggagcccagcctggcGGCCATCTTGGATCTGACCCAG ttcccccagtctGAGGTCAGAGCCGCCGCCTTCGaggccctggggagcctctgctgctgcgggaggggccgggagccgcagactg GCCCCACCCCCGCCCAGCACGgggctctccgggctctcctgCAGGGGCTGAGGGCGGAGCCGGAAGTGGGCGGGGCCTTGGGGGCGGTGGGCGGGGTCGGGCGgatcctgcagcccccaggccacgcccccaaGGAATGGCTGGAGCCCATTGGCCAAGCCCTGTGTGACGTCATCGCTGGGGAG atCACCTGCCTGAGGCGCCGGGGGGACGACGATGACGAGGatgag aCCTCCCAGCGCGCCGAGCTCCGCGAAGCCGCCTCCGATTGGCTGCCGGAACTGGGCGCGGCCATGGCCCGAAGCCAAACAGGAAATGACGTCATCAACCCCGGAAGGGGCGTGGCTTTCCCGCCCCACCTCTTCCGCCGCATCCTCCCCTCCCTATTGGCCGCTTTGGCTGACCCCGCCCACCCGGGGGCGCGGTCGTGGGCGGGGGCCGTGATTGGTCAGCTGGGCCACGCCCTGGGCGAGGAGGCCACGCCCTTTTTACCGGATTTGGTTCCCGCGTTCCGATTGGCCGTCGGCGACGCCGAGCCCGAGGTCAGGTCCAACGCCTTCTACGCCATTGGACGGATCGGGGAGGCGCTGGGACACGCCTACCACGA GGGGGCGTGGCCGGGGGCGGAGCTTTGCTGCCGCGccctgggggaggggggggaggggccgggccgggtgCGGGACAAcgtactgggagcactggtgagACAGCGGGGGGCGCCACTGGGACAG GTGCTGCCGCTGGTGCTGGGGGCGCTGCCCCTGCAGGAGGATTTTGAAGAGGAGGAGCCGGTGCTGAGGTTCCtgctgggggcggggcctgagCGG ctcctcccccACCTCCCTGAGCTCGTCCGCGGCGTCGGCCCCGCCCTGGCCCAGAACCGGCTGGATCCGG CTCTCAGCCAATCCCTGCTCGAGTTGCTCCGGGAAATGGGCGTGGCCGACCCTCAGCGCTTccgggtgggcgtggcctcgtTGGACCCCGCCCACGCCGCCATCTTGGTGCGACTTTTGGATGACGTCATCGGCGGCCAATAA